The sequence GTGGGTCTGTATGTTCCCCAAACCCAATCAAATTCCTTCCACTCAAAGCTTCAAGCTCCGGGCATGGCGGATAATGGTTTAACCTAAAACAACAATCACTTCTTTCATCTTTCAACAGCTTACTCAAAGCACTTTTCTCAATCTTTAACCCTTCTGCCATTAATTCCAGCACTTCACAAGCCATCTCTTTCATTGCTGATATATATTCTTCAACCAAACTCCTACAAAAAGATTcaacacataaaaaaaaaaaaaaaaacagcaaagaagacaaaaaacaaaaaacaaacagagtactctgttttttttttttttctctcttaccGGAAAATATCGGGATTTTCATGGAAAATGGAGATAGATTTTTGGGAGATGAGTTGGGGTTTTGTATTTAGGAGAAGATATTCAATCCAACCCACATCGCCGTTTGGGCCAATTCTTTTGCTGCCGTATCCAAATGGGTCGGGTGGCCCTGCTTTTTCCTTCTCCGATTGAGGGAGATGGAAGAATTTTAGAGTTTGGGATTCGAGAGCAGCGATAAGTTCGTCGGAGACGCCATGGTTGACGAGCTTGAAGAAGCCGAAATCTTCACAGGCTTTGACGATTTGGGTTTTGGCTTCTGGGTCTTTGGGGTTGATCACCGGAATTCCGGTGAACAGAGCAGTGCGTTTACAGGATTTGATCGGAGCAAAATGGTCGAACACGAGTTGAGATTGAACAACCATGATTCAAAAAGAggaagcagaagaagaagaagaagaagaagaagaagaagaagaagaaatggttTGAATTTGAATGAAGAAATGGATGAGGGAGGCATTTCTCTTTGCTTTCTTTGGGTATTTATACCATCGGGGATGAGtatattatttcctttttctttttctttttaattaattaattaattaattaataatatttgggtttaaatttatttgttattaattttccattttttttttttgatgtttatcttttggattcaaaattgtagaagaaagaaaaagaaaaattggacACGCTTTTCTTTTTGGGAAATAACCAATGGGACTCTATACAAATATATTTCCAAACTTATGAGAAATAATATCATTTTTGGGGAATAATGTATATAAAAGAACAATAATTTATAATTGTTGTGGTAAATTAATTTccataatttaaaataatattacttttattttttggaaattttatttttcaagggtaaaaagaatataaaaataaaataaaataaaataaaataagaagtaGTTTTGATCTTGACGTTGATGCTTTTTAAGAGCTGTCCATTTTTTAGACTTCAATGGCCTGCTCCCCtttaatacttttttttccCGTTCATCATTTTACTCTCTCTGCAAATTCATTATATATTTGCATGTGATgacgttttttctttttcaattcatttgttaatttaatttttttaaaaatatataaaaacccAGTACAAAAATATAAGAATATTTAGAACTGACTAAAAATTTTCAACCACTTTACAAATATACTAAAATATGTAGTAGTCTATCATTGATGAAGACTCTAATGTAGTAATAAAAGTTTAGAATTTACTATAGATATaattcttttcttaaaaaatgttaCTTTTATAAACGAGAAGGGATTGtttaaatattcaacaaaaCTGTTTTATGTTTAAAGCTTAGAGAATAAATATTGTTAACATATTTTTGAAGGCTACAACTAAAATcaatttatttgaaattttagtcATTTAACCTACAATAATACTATGAATTTTAGTTAGAAAATTTTTTTGATCTTACACAATCAATAGTGCTTGTTTATTTATATAacttttgaaaaacaaaagtaaataaataaataaatacataacaAGGAGGTTAATTCTGATCTTGTTATAAAACTTGCACCATAAACTATTAATTTATCACCATAAGTTTTATTTAATGCTGCAATTAATTTTACAACTCTTtctattaaaattttaaaaggttCATTCACTAATTTTATGGGAGTAATGTAAAAAACCTCCTAAATTCACTGGTTGATATTAAATAACTTTCTCCAAATTTTCAACTCTTAACAAACATTTTATATAATTATCTGAAattatatgaattttttttaaggtGAATGAGAAATTTTAGACCTATCGCAAATTATCACGTCATTTATCACATTGATaacaaaaatacaaataattaaatttgagactaattaaaagttaacatgtgtcccaaactgaaattgaaaataattgaatttgagattaattaaaagttgacatgtgtcctaaattgaaattgaagacGATCTATTCTGATGATGATACGTGTTTTCATCATCGTTGcatcaagttaattattttggtccaATTCAATACTATTTATTTAAGCTAAAGTTCAATTAAGCCCAacaataagcttaatttagcccaaatgTTAAATATGACCTATATCTATGTGATTGAGTCCATGAGTTTGATTCATAGGCAAAGAAAACCCAAATCCATAAAACctatagaggagttctcttcatttgaaGGAAATTTTTTTACTCTATATTGTATGGAGAGAATTCTTCTAAGAACCAAAAGACTCCCTAACTTCTTAAGCCGACAATCCTCGAATATTGAagttcctttgaagatacaaactttcttccgaGACTCAAACTTCAAGAACATGACATTTTCCGCTTTCTCAAGTCAAGCATAGACATTCAACCGATAGAGAATTAGATGATCAAATACTAGAGAACGAACCACATCCCAGTAtaatcaacatcaacacaagttcaactctacGAAGCACGTTTTTTCGGAAACTTTGTGTGAACAATAGCATAggaaaatgttattaaaattgTAAGCCATGTTTGataatcatttaattttatatagTTTCTATGATCGTAAGTCTAATTtcgaaaactaaaaaatatattttatatttattttagaatttgagtaagaatttatatttgcataataaatatgaaaaaaaaattaagaatttgtgggatttttttaaaagatataaattgttatttttcataattaactttttgtattttcttgGTTAGTTGCTTGAGAAAATACACTTGACCTTGATATGATAAcgattgaaaatttatttatttgggaaaGTGCAGAATAAAGAAAAAGTACTTTGATTCATGAGTTTGTTATTACCAAATGATAGAGAAAAAATCAGAATTTCTTAGACCTTATATAGAGTCATAAAGGTACATATGTATTTTATCTTAGCCTACTAAGATTAAGATATAAGTTTCTTAATCTAAAATAAATTATGATCAAACCTTATATTATATGATTTTATCTTAATCttgattctttttttatctAAATTGTTAGTTTTATTTTGTTCGGCTAAAATTCACCATCAATAAGTCATTTATGccatataaataaaaaaaaatattgaaaataattttatattagaaaaatcaaatttccCTTAAAACTTTTCcacttaagaaaataaaaatgagagTATGAGATAGAAGAATGATTTGTGGACACATATCTTAATTTGATGCTAAGGGCAAATTCcaaaaattcaataaaattctAAACCCTATATTAGAAAACTAATGTTAAACAAAAGTATCACCAAACAAACTTTTAAATGTATCATTCATGATTTTTAAACTTCAACCACTCCCCTAAGAAGAGATGTTAAAAATTAGTAATTAGAGAATAGTAAATTACAAGAACAACCTTATTGAAAGAAAATGACAACAATAAAAAAACTTGTACGTATAAAAGgttaattgttttaaatgacaaaattactaAATCATATAATTTATAGATAATATCACTATTTTTCCgtgataaataaaatttcaaattatatgatttagtaaaatttcaaattatatgatttactaaaatttcaaattaattaacgatatgcactaataaaataattataaaaacaacATTCTCTCACCGAAATAAAATAAGAGACACAATGAAAAAGAATGAATGACGACATTGATATTGTAGTTGAGGATTGAGATTGATCCAAAAGGTACTCTTTATTCATACGTTGACAATAATACACACTACAAAAATGAATCAATTGATAGTCCTCAATGAGGAAATTGGCATCCATTTGGCCAAAACATTAGAAAAAGAGAAACATGAAGTCAAAAATGTAATAAGATTGTCTTGTAAACAAGgtcaaaaaaaggaaaagaaagaaataaactAAGATATGATTTTTGTAAATCAAGGCTTTTTGAGAGGCTATAATTGATTGGATTCATTTTCTTCATGTGCAAGTGATTGAACTTTTTACCAATCCAAAAGTGGAAAGAAGGATTGATTTTTCATACGAAATCTTCTTTATAAATGGTAAGATTGCTACCTCACTTTgataaatgaaaaatatttgagAGTGACCCTTTTAGGTCAActttcaaacaaacaaaaaaaaaaaaaaaaaaaaaaaaggggaagaaaaatAACCACAATTTTTTAATTCATAAGTTAAAGATAACCAACAACGACTCCTAagattattatttattattttattgtttattttggtTGAAATTCCTAATATCTTAAGCTTTTGGACTAATCGTTAGTGATTTAAGACGGTATCAATGTAGATGATATAGAAAGGTCCCATGTTCAAGGTCCTACAAAATCATTTCACTCTAACTAAAATTGCCTATTAAGATAGAGTGTTGAATGAAAATTGGCGTGGTTTTAAAAACATAGA comes from Cucumis melo cultivar AY chromosome 12, USDA_Cmelo_AY_1.0, whole genome shotgun sequence and encodes:
- the LOC103487682 gene encoding gibberellin 2-beta-dioxygenase-like; amino-acid sequence: MVVQSQLVFDHFAPIKSCKRTALFTGIPVINPKDPEAKTQIVKACEDFGFFKLVNHGVSDELIAALESQTLKFFHLPQSEKEKAGPPDPFGYGSKRIGPNGDVGWIEYLLLNTKPQLISQKSISIFHENPDIFRSLVEEYISAMKEMACEVLELMAEGLKIEKSALSKLLKDERSDCCFRLNHYPPCPELEALSGRNLIGFGEHTDPQIISVLRSNNTTGLHICLRDGNWVSVPPDHTSFFINVGDSLQVMTNGRFKSVKHKVLADPIKSRFSMIYFGGPPLNEKIAPLPSLLEEGEQSLYREFTWWDYKNSAYKSRLGDCRLTPFEIKNLTPLLT